TGTCTACCGGGAGCTGTTTCGGTCGAAGAAGATATTGGCCGACATTAAAGTGTGGTCTGTCTTCAATGAAACCGCTCACCTTTTTGCCGATAAAAATCCAGAGAGCCCCGAGTTTGTTCGCAACATAGAACCCTACATCCAGGAGAGCACTCTGAAGCTTGCTCGCTCCCTGAAAGAAGATGCCCTAAGCGACTTACCGAGAACCTTTGGCTGCATGTACGCCCTGTATGGAACCATCATGTCAGGAGGGCAGTTTGTCAAAAAAGGAGTCAAAATAAGCTTCCTTGAACGTTTACAGTGGCAAATCGAAGAATATCAAGAGGAAATAAAAAATCCTTCTACCGCTCAAGATACATCGTCAGATTCCCTTGCCTACAGAGAAAAGGAATATTCCCTTGCTAAAACCAACATGATTCAAGCCGCTTTAACCTCTTCCGCACTTAAGGAAAAGATGGCGGAAGAGAGTGTTGCTCTTTTTTCATTCGACAAGGACGGTTTCAACATCCCCCTCTTTAAAAGAGAGTGGCACCAGTCACTTAGCGACCTGCCGGAGAAACTTCAATTAAAAGAGGAGGCGCTTAAACTATTTGAGGCGCAACTGATTGAGTGTGCCGGTGAGGCAATCGGAACTGTGCTCGATACGATTGCAGCACTGGAAGAAAAATTAAGGAAAGGGGTAATTTAAAAGATGCCTCATGATTAAAATCTTTAAAAAAATTACTGAAAGTTATTTTGAAGAGTTCTAATCTTTAGATTACACCTATACCGAGAGCATCTCAAAACTTGGCATCGAGGCTTTGAAAGAGCCGCGAGACCGGATGTTACAAGCCACCTCATCTATATTATTAGCGGCTTGGAGCCATCCGCCCCTAGCGCTTTTCCCTTGCCAAAAGAATCATTTGAGGCGCTTTCGGTACAAATGAAATAAGGGATTGCCATGCGCGGAAAAACCGCCAAAACTCAGCGTTCAGCAAAAAAAAAGCCCCCCAAAAAAGAGCGTGAT
The sequence above is drawn from the Estrella lausannensis genome and encodes:
- a CDS encoding biliverdin-producing heme oxygenase — protein: MMASPVSASAFGRTAVDLLPPTTPSPLKIEEEESLATDYTLTLPPSEYLEKQTSMTMDAERIKRKTEEEANNRLWNRLHAGIRDVHERARTNPFLLNLIQGQMTCSKAYVVYLCNLYCLHAALEQAQQTIEDKWGEGFFVYRELFRSKKILADIKVWSVFNETAHLFADKNPESPEFVRNIEPYIQESTLKLARSLKEDALSDLPRTFGCMYALYGTIMSGGQFVKKGVKISFLERLQWQIEEYQEEIKNPSTAQDTSSDSLAYREKEYSLAKTNMIQAALTSSALKEKMAEESVALFSFDKDGFNIPLFKREWHQSLSDLPEKLQLKEEALKLFEAQLIECAGEAIGTVLDTIAALEEKLRKGVI